One Oncorhynchus clarkii lewisi isolate Uvic-CL-2024 chromosome 31, UVic_Ocla_1.0, whole genome shotgun sequence DNA segment encodes these proteins:
- the LOC139390450 gene encoding mucin-4-like yields MGRRLADPTNPVPALGVPLAGGRWGPLCSVGVQTSPSLRTLPSIKRSQPKRTQHPETGRGNNHVVTATTMSSETGVVCDSGSIGGSSGFAISKEMSQNAINSLTKDDMGSQGSGGGVYCQIKAIRANPRESGHRSSGKWTSRYTNGSVVAPEVVGGVCTEGAEGNEPIRERRRVQSLRGEKSRPGLRSGSLSQSVSSHATPPRPCRMMTSSSPRLCGTCGRRQSQAPPICMATACRRRAANQITESQTLPIPPRKKSVLPNQNRKDSPVLNSHTHTPPTPHTAVKNTQTQTQTLPSPHATQRIHTLPEKDAPVIPCPNTKDTQHTHTHTTDPEPRLPRLHQKETHTQTTDTQSHAMKTTSSPATQCFPDRNTETSSDNPNSPQDSSTQVTTKPPTPVLLLGTKSLAAPLLPPKNSPKPCHPAQVNTKPAPPVLQTQLKPTPLTPSLHPKASPAQPMKSEASKTHAPLKDAHAPPAANLAPQCNGAPGGLVGLQAGVQAGVPRGLQGCVSGGLHGRLHSVEESLLSNQEKIKVLLNVIQDLEKSKALSEGRCSYRTGQDINNCPTCQKTACIIYSVEHDFRQQEGRFQPVMETLDRDYDFPLPVPKPAPAHPNTKTLVKKLRKKCFWWL; encoded by the exons ATGGGCAGAAGGTTGGCTGATCCGACCAATCCGGTGCCTGCGCTGGGGGTGCCCCTGGCGGGGGGACGATGGGGGCCGCTGTGCAGTGTGGGGGTGCAGACCTCCCCCAGCCTTAGGACCCTCCCATCAATCAAACGCAGCCAGCCAAAACGGACGCAGCACCCAGAGACAGGACGGGGCAACAACCATGTCGTCACAGCAACGACAATGTCCTCAGAGACTGGGGTTGTTTGTGACTCAGGCAGCATTGGGGGCAGCAGTGGATTTGCCATTTCCAAGGAGATGAGTCAGAATGCCATCAACAGTCTGACAAAGGACGACATGGGGTCACAGGGGTCAGGGGGCGGAGTCTACTGTCAGATCAAAGCCATACGGGCCAATCCCAGGGAGTCTGGCCATAGGTCCAGCGGGAAATGGACATCTCGATACACCAATGGGAGTGTGGTCGCCCCTGAGGTGGTGGGCGGGGTCTGCACTGAGGGTGCTGAGGGCAATGAGCCaatcagagagaggaggagggtccaGTCTCTTAGAGGGGAGAAGTCTCGCCCTGGACTGAGGTCAGggagtctgtctcagtctgtgagCTCTCATGCCACGCCTCCAAGGCCCTGTAGAATGATGACATCATCGTCGCCCCGTCTCTGTGGAACCTGCGGGCGGAGACAGTCCCAGGCTCCACCCATCTGCATGGCAACAGCGTGCCGCAGGCGagcggcaaatcagatcacagaAAGCCAGACTCTACCGATTCCTCCCCGGAAAAAGTCTGTACTCCCCAACCAGAACCGGAAAGACTCCCCTGTtctgaactcacacacacacacaccaccaaccCCACACACAGCTGTGAAGAACACTCAAACACAAACTCAGACATTGCCCTCTCCACATGCAACCCAAAGGATACACACTCTGCCTGAGAAAGATGCACCTGTGATCCCATGTCCCAACACTAaggatacacaacacacacatacccacacaacAGACCCAGAACCCAGGTTACCCAGGTTACAtcagaaagaaacacacacacagacaacagacacacagtcacacgccATGAAGACAACATCTTCTCCAGCTACACAGTGTTTTCCAGACAGAAACACTGAGACGTCATCTGACAACCCAAACTCTCCACAAGACTCATCTACACAAGTCACCACCAAGCCGCCAACCCCAGTCCTCCTCCTAGGCACAAAATCCTTGGCCGCACCCCTTCTCCCACCTAAAAACTCCCCCAAACCCTGCCACCCTGCCCAGGTGAACACAAAACCAGCACCCCCTGTCCTTCAGACCCAACTCAAACCAACACCCCTCACCCCTTCCCTGCACCCCAAAGCATCACCAGCACAGCCAATGAAATCAGAAGCCTCCAAAACCCATGCTCCATTAAAAGACGCCCATGCTCCCCCTGCTGCCAATCTGGCCCCACAATGCAACGGGGCTCCAGGGGGGCTGGTGGGGCTACAGGCGGGGGTCCAGGCGGGGGTACCCAGAGGGTTACAAGGGTGTGTGTCAGGGGGCCTCCACGGGCGTCTCCACAGTGTGGAGGAGAGTCTGCTCTCCAACCAGGAGAAGATCAAGGTCCTCCTCAATGTTATCCAAgacctggagaagagcaaggcccTCAGcgaagg gCGCTGCTCATACAGAACTGGCCAGGACATCAACAACTGTCCCACCTGTCAGAAGACTGCCTGCATTATCTACAG tgtggaGCATGACTTCAGGCAGCAGGAAGGCAGGTTCCAGCCAGTGATGGAGACTCTAGACAGGGACTATGAttttcccctccctgtccccaaaCCTGCCCCCGCCCACCCGAACACCAAGACCCTCGTCAAGAAGCTACGCAAGAAGTGCTTCTGGTGgctgtag